A stretch of the Synechocystis sp. PCC 7338 genome encodes the following:
- a CDS encoding GspE/PulE family protein, translating to MTSSSSSKKSRAVALRNYFSPFGNKLVAGGHVDAEQLRQALVQVKKTGRSLPEELKAVTGRELSPELLRQYKKNQLFELKVLYGVDSVDPEVAPVATQQMAELIGRFFPLDTCRRFKFLPLAQQDGDPPSVLVAMVDPDNLAAQDELNRILRVKGFELRRLVVTQDDFNQLLDQYYSIRDEWEAAQEKKDHERALDKLNDLTDIVGSIDMNLSEDKDDVDNALDSNDANQAPVINLVNKILAKALQEGTSDIHVEPQEETLRIRFRKDGVLNQAFDPLPRKITPAVVARFKIMADMDIAERRSPQDGKIRRIYQGRKVDFRVNTLPSRYGEKVCLRILDNSATQLGLDFLITNPETLQTVRELAARPYGLMLVTGPTGSGKSTTLYSVLAERNSHEVNINTAEDPIEYALPGITQVQVIREKGMDFSNILRAFMRQDPDVILVGETRDKETAKTAIEAALTGHLVLTTLHTNDAAGAIARLDEMGVEPFMVSGSLLGVLAQRLMRKVCTECRIAYHPTKEELSRFGLSASGDEVVTFYKANTLSPDEIHLARQQGSLCQKCSGSGYKGRVGVYEVMRNSERIAELINQGATTDRIKDCAVEEGMITLLAYSLNLVQEGYTTLEEVERVTFTDTGLESEMRAKRKSALTCRVCAAELQQEWLDCPYCMTPRFS from the coding sequence ATGACATCTTCCTCCTCTTCCAAGAAAAGCCGTGCCGTTGCCCTACGGAATTATTTTTCCCCCTTCGGTAATAAATTGGTGGCGGGGGGCCATGTGGATGCGGAACAGTTGCGACAGGCCCTGGTTCAGGTTAAGAAAACTGGACGATCTTTGCCCGAAGAGCTTAAGGCGGTCACTGGTCGGGAATTGTCTCCAGAACTACTAAGACAGTACAAAAAAAATCAGTTATTTGAGCTCAAAGTACTCTATGGCGTGGACAGTGTCGATCCGGAGGTTGCTCCAGTTGCCACCCAGCAGATGGCGGAGTTGATCGGCCGATTTTTCCCTTTGGATACCTGTCGGCGCTTCAAGTTTCTTCCCCTAGCCCAGCAGGATGGGGATCCTCCCAGTGTGTTGGTGGCCATGGTAGATCCCGATAACTTGGCCGCCCAGGATGAGCTGAACCGGATTTTGCGGGTCAAGGGTTTTGAGTTACGCCGTTTGGTGGTTACCCAGGATGATTTTAACCAACTCCTAGACCAGTATTATTCCATCCGGGATGAGTGGGAGGCGGCCCAGGAGAAAAAAGATCACGAAAGGGCCCTTGATAAACTAAATGATTTGACGGATATTGTCGGCTCCATCGACATGAATTTGTCCGAGGATAAGGATGACGTTGATAATGCGCTGGATTCTAACGACGCCAACCAAGCTCCGGTCATTAACCTAGTTAATAAAATTTTGGCTAAGGCTTTACAGGAGGGCACTTCCGATATTCACGTTGAGCCCCAGGAAGAAACTCTGAGAATTCGTTTCCGTAAGGATGGGGTTTTAAACCAGGCTTTTGATCCTCTGCCCCGGAAGATTACCCCCGCAGTGGTGGCCCGTTTCAAAATTATGGCGGACATGGACATTGCCGAAAGGCGATCGCCCCAGGATGGCAAAATTCGCCGTATTTACCAGGGTAGGAAAGTGGATTTCCGGGTTAACACCCTACCAAGCCGCTATGGAGAAAAGGTTTGTTTGCGGATTTTGGACAACTCCGCTACCCAACTGGGTTTGGATTTCCTGATTACTAACCCTGAAACCCTACAAACGGTGCGGGAGCTGGCCGCCCGGCCCTATGGCTTGATGTTGGTGACGGGGCCTACCGGATCGGGGAAATCCACCACTCTGTACTCTGTACTGGCGGAACGCAATAGTCATGAGGTGAATATCAACACGGCGGAAGATCCGATTGAGTATGCTCTACCGGGCATTACCCAGGTGCAGGTGATTCGGGAAAAGGGTATGGATTTTTCCAATATTCTGCGGGCCTTTATGCGCCAGGATCCCGATGTGATTCTGGTGGGGGAAACCAGGGATAAGGAGACGGCAAAAACCGCCATTGAGGCGGCTCTGACTGGACACTTGGTTCTAACTACTCTCCACACCAATGATGCGGCGGGGGCGATCGCCAGGTTAGATGAAATGGGAGTGGAACCGTTTATGGTTTCTGGGTCGTTGCTGGGGGTGCTGGCCCAACGGCTAATGCGGAAGGTTTGTACGGAATGTCGGATTGCTTACCATCCCACTAAGGAAGAATTATCTCGCTTTGGGCTGTCTGCTTCCGGGGATGAAGTGGTTACTTTTTATAAAGCCAATACCCTTAGTCCCGATGAGATTCATTTGGCGCGGCAACAAGGCAGTTTATGCCAAAAATGCAGTGGTAGTGGTTATAAGGGCCGGGTGGGGGTCTATGAGGTGATGCGTAATTCTGAGCGTATTGCTGAGTTGATTAACCAAGGGGCCACCACTGATCGCATTAAAGACTGTGCAGTGGAAGAGGGCATGATTACCCTATTGGCCTATAGTCTTAATTTGGTGCAGGAAGGCTACACCACCTTAGAAGAAGTGGAACGGGTCACCTTCACCGATACCGGACTAGAGTCGGAAATGCGGGCTAAGCGCAAGAGTGCCTTAACCTGTCGTGTCTGTGCGGCGGAACTGCAACAGGAATGGCTTGATTGTCCCTATTGCATGACTCCCCGTTTTAGCTAA
- the pipX gene encoding transcriptional coactivator PipX — MSNEIYLNHPTFGLLYQICFLDDNQEIFTTLYAQRLFFLVKTTPNNTQFEPITRADAKLLIENRLRFLRRAGDFKAYEVLAKLHKNTF, encoded by the coding sequence ATGAGTAACGAAATTTACCTTAACCATCCGACCTTCGGGCTTTTGTATCAGATCTGTTTTTTGGATGATAATCAGGAAATTTTTACTACCCTTTATGCCCAAAGGTTATTTTTTTTGGTGAAAACTACGCCGAACAATACCCAGTTCGAACCGATTACCAGGGCGGACGCCAAACTGCTAATTGAAAATCGTCTGAGATTTTTACGCCGGGCGGGGGATTTTAAAGCCTATGAAGTATTGGCAAAGTTGCATAAAAACACTTTTTAA
- a CDS encoding amino acid ABC transporter substrate-binding protein: protein MLLKSAVTWLALTFTTGLAVIAPVQAETVLERVARTGELRAGTRIDAVPFGFQLANGDIEGYGVDLIALIGLKLAAETGKTITVDLDTVTLQDRFQAIASGELDIVCEATTITQDRLELVDFSAPFFISGAKFLMKQPSVNGFNINGTLEGIPIAYIENTTTFDIIPQIYPLAQWVAVKDREEGIAQLDKGQVTAVVSDGILLVGELLKQGKDPADYALGPYQPITTELYACILPQGDRDWKRFVDEVISSTENHDLLQEWFNIDQTNVVRVDPL, encoded by the coding sequence ATGTTGCTCAAAAGTGCTGTTACTTGGTTAGCTTTGACCTTTACCACTGGCCTAGCGGTGATCGCCCCGGTGCAGGCGGAAACGGTGTTGGAGAGGGTGGCCCGCACAGGGGAATTACGGGCTGGAACCCGCATCGATGCGGTGCCGTTTGGTTTTCAACTGGCCAATGGGGACATAGAGGGTTATGGAGTTGATTTAATTGCCTTAATTGGTCTGAAGTTAGCGGCAGAGACAGGCAAGACCATCACCGTTGATTTAGATACAGTTACCCTCCAGGATCGTTTTCAGGCGATCGCCAGTGGGGAATTAGATATAGTTTGCGAAGCCACCACCATTACCCAAGACCGCTTGGAGTTGGTGGATTTTTCAGCGCCATTTTTTATTTCTGGGGCCAAGTTTTTAATGAAACAGCCCAGTGTGAATGGTTTTAATATCAATGGCACCCTGGAGGGGATTCCCATTGCCTACATTGAAAACACCACCACCTTCGACATTATTCCCCAGATTTATCCCCTAGCCCAGTGGGTAGCTGTGAAAGACCGTGAGGAAGGCATTGCCCAATTGGATAAGGGGCAGGTAACCGCCGTTGTCAGTGACGGCATTTTATTGGTGGGGGAACTGCTGAAACAGGGTAAAGACCCCGCTGATTACGCTTTGGGGCCCTATCAACCCATTACCACGGAACTCTATGCTTGCATTCTGCCCCAGGGAGACCGGGACTGGAAAAGGTTTGTGGACGAGGTGATTTCCAGCACGGAAAACCATGACCTACTGCAGGAATGGTTCAACATTGACCAAACCAATGTGGTGCGGGTTGATCCCCTTTAG
- a CDS encoding AI-2E family transporter codes for MTEPANNHPSPPPQNWLFKWWNSLNPITRLLVLVLGAPLMVLNARALSSIFGYFESLFVISLIASVIAFLLNYPVAWLEKQGAKRFVAASFVFLTALIIFTALGVTLIPLALSQAQQLVARLPDWLDSGQKQLVLLDQKAEILGWPVNFDGLIPQINSRLAAELQNLAGSTLNLALSLTVFTVVRLLDVLLTIILTFYLLLHTDDVWQSIIGWLPKRFQKPFSDTLRRSFQNYFLGQLVSATCMALGLISGFLLLKVPFGLLFGLTVGVMALIPFGGSVGIVLVTFLVALRDIGMALQLLAVALVIQQIVENGIAPRVLGSVTGLNPFWVLISLLTGARIGGLLGVIVAVPSAVMIKEALGAIRSMKPLVPASDPNQDPLYFKGQEEVRPLPPRP; via the coding sequence ATGACAGAACCAGCCAACAATCATCCCAGTCCCCCGCCGCAAAATTGGCTGTTCAAATGGTGGAATTCCCTCAACCCCATCACCCGCCTCTTGGTGTTGGTGCTGGGAGCGCCCCTGATGGTGCTCAATGCCAGGGCCCTATCCTCCATTTTTGGCTATTTTGAATCCCTTTTTGTCATCAGCCTAATTGCCTCCGTCATCGCCTTTTTACTCAATTACCCAGTGGCGTGGCTAGAAAAACAGGGGGCAAAACGCTTTGTGGCAGCCAGTTTTGTCTTCCTCACTGCCCTAATCATTTTCACTGCCCTGGGGGTAACCCTCATTCCCCTGGCCCTGTCCCAGGCCCAACAACTGGTGGCCCGCCTACCGGATTGGCTCGATTCGGGGCAAAAACAATTGGTATTGTTGGATCAAAAAGCAGAAATTCTTGGATGGCCGGTTAACTTTGACGGTCTCATTCCCCAAATTAATAGCCGCCTAGCCGCTGAGTTACAAAATCTGGCTGGTAGCACTCTCAACTTAGCCCTGAGCCTGACTGTCTTCACCGTGGTGCGTTTGCTGGACGTGCTATTGACGATAATTTTGACCTTTTATTTGCTCCTCCACACTGACGACGTTTGGCAAAGCATCATTGGTTGGTTGCCGAAGCGTTTCCAAAAACCTTTTTCCGATACCCTGCGCCGTAGTTTCCAAAACTATTTTCTCGGTCAATTGGTCTCCGCCACTTGCATGGCCCTGGGACTGATTTCTGGCTTTTTATTGCTCAAAGTTCCTTTTGGCTTACTATTTGGCCTCACGGTGGGGGTGATGGCCCTGATTCCCTTTGGTGGCTCCGTTGGCATTGTGTTGGTCACTTTTTTGGTGGCCCTGCGGGACATTGGCATGGCATTGCAACTGCTGGCGGTGGCCTTGGTAATTCAGCAAATTGTGGAAAATGGCATTGCCCCTAGGGTATTGGGGAGTGTGACGGGGCTAAATCCCTTTTGGGTTCTGATTTCCCTGTTAACCGGAGCCAGAATCGGTGGTCTGCTAGGGGTGATAGTTGCCGTGCCTTCGGCGGTGATGATTAAAGAGGCCCTAGGGGCAATCCGCAGTATGAAGCCTTTGGTGCCAGCGTCAGACCCCAATCAAGATCCTTTGTATTTTAAGGGACAGGAGGAAGTGCGTCCTTTACCCCCCCGCCCCTGA
- the grpE gene encoding nucleotide exchange factor GrpE translates to MNEDQVSLENQTNPVSPEAGDIPTAPPEETPQPTDAVLEGQSGEQSESPEIDVEAGPAGDEVEEEKSSEEIIAILQKDLASHRQELAEQSEQLDSVKKRYVALAAEFDNFRKRTQREKEEQAKIIKGRTITELLPVVDNFERARTQIKPNSDGENLIHKSYQGVYKNLVDSLKSLGVAPMRPEGKSFDPKYHEAMLREPTAEYPEDTVIEELVRGYLLDDIVLRHSMVKVAVAPEEGVESGEEDTNS, encoded by the coding sequence ATGAACGAAGATCAAGTTTCCCTCGAAAATCAAACCAACCCCGTCTCCCCAGAGGCTGGTGATATTCCCACCGCTCCTCCGGAGGAAACTCCTCAACCTACTGATGCCGTGTTAGAGGGACAGTCCGGGGAACAGTCGGAGAGCCCAGAAATCGATGTGGAAGCTGGGCCAGCAGGGGATGAGGTCGAGGAAGAAAAAAGTAGTGAAGAAATAATTGCCATCCTGCAAAAGGATCTGGCTAGCCATCGTCAGGAATTGGCTGAGCAGTCGGAGCAACTAGACTCCGTCAAAAAACGCTATGTGGCCCTCGCTGCCGAGTTTGATAATTTTCGCAAGCGCACCCAACGGGAAAAAGAAGAGCAAGCAAAAATTATTAAGGGGAGAACTATCACAGAACTTTTGCCAGTGGTGGACAATTTTGAGCGGGCTCGCACTCAGATTAAGCCGAACTCCGACGGGGAAAATTTGATCCACAAAAGTTATCAAGGGGTCTACAAAAATCTGGTGGACAGCCTGAAAAGTTTAGGGGTAGCTCCCATGCGTCCTGAGGGAAAATCCTTTGATCCCAAATACCATGAGGCGATGCTCCGAGAACCCACCGCTGAATATCCTGAGGATACGGTGATTGAAGAATTAGTGCGGGGTTATCTTTTAGACGACATCGTACTGCGTCACTCCATGGTTAAAGTGGCAGTGGCTCCGGAAGAGGGGGTAGAGTCCGGGGAAGAAGACACTAACTCCTAG
- the dnaK gene encoding molecular chaperone DnaK, whose product MGKVIGIDLGTTNSCASVLEGGKPIVITNTEGGRTTPSIVGFSKGSQRLVGQLAKRQSVTNAENTVYSIKRFIGRRWDDTVEERSRVPYNCVKGRDDTVSVSIRGQSYTPQEISAMILQKLKADSEAFLGEPVTQAVITVPAYFTDAQRQATKDAGTIAGLEVMRIINEPTAAALAYGLDKQETEELILVFDLGGGTFDVSLLQLGNGVFEVLSTSGNNHLGGDDFDNCVVQWMAESFKQKENIDLSTDKMAIQRLREAAEKAKIELSSMLNTTINLPFITADETGPKHLEMELARSQFEELTKQLLEDTRVPLTQALDDGEIKASNVNRVILVGGSTRIPAIQRVIQEFFPDSQLERSVNPDEAVALGAAIQAGVIGGEVEDVLLLDVTPLSLGLETLGEVTTKIIERNTTIPTSRSEVFSTAIDGQTSVEIHVIQGERAMARDNKSLGKFLLAGIPPAPRGMPQIEVSFEIDVNGILKVSAQDQGTGKEQSIVISHTGGLSGGEIEKMRQEAEQYAAQDQLRLRMMELQNQADSLFHTYETTLQENGELVREELKSSSKQKKDQLAIALRTPNTSVEKLQTLVEEFRQIILLIGTEVYQQGKGVGSNEFANFVQGTSSGASQMIEPLETNLNAVPTSPAITMTPGTMINGTINPGGMDYVETAPVYGLDDEEEFDFDSDETIYSDYEAID is encoded by the coding sequence ATGGGCAAAGTCATTGGCATTGATTTGGGAACCACCAACAGTTGTGCTTCTGTGTTGGAAGGGGGTAAACCCATTGTGATTACCAATACGGAGGGGGGCCGTACCACGCCAAGCATTGTTGGCTTTAGCAAAGGTTCCCAAAGATTGGTGGGGCAATTGGCTAAGCGTCAATCGGTGACCAATGCGGAAAACACAGTGTATAGCATTAAGCGATTCATTGGGCGGCGTTGGGACGACACAGTGGAGGAACGCTCTCGAGTGCCCTATAACTGCGTCAAGGGGCGGGACGATACTGTTAGTGTGTCCATCCGGGGCCAGTCCTATACTCCCCAGGAAATTTCCGCCATGATTTTGCAAAAACTAAAGGCGGACTCCGAAGCGTTTCTGGGGGAGCCGGTTACCCAGGCGGTCATTACGGTGCCAGCCTATTTCACCGATGCCCAGCGCCAAGCTACGAAGGATGCGGGGACGATCGCCGGCTTGGAAGTAATGCGGATTATCAATGAACCGACGGCGGCGGCCTTGGCCTATGGACTAGATAAGCAGGAAACGGAAGAGTTAATTTTGGTGTTTGACTTAGGGGGGGGGACGTTTGATGTTTCCCTACTGCAGTTGGGAAATGGGGTCTTTGAAGTGCTGTCCACCTCCGGTAATAATCACCTGGGGGGGGATGATTTTGATAATTGTGTTGTCCAGTGGATGGCGGAATCCTTTAAGCAAAAGGAAAATATTGACCTGAGCACTGACAAAATGGCAATTCAACGGCTGCGGGAGGCGGCGGAGAAGGCCAAAATTGAGCTCTCTAGCATGCTGAATACGACCATTAACCTGCCTTTTATCACAGCGGATGAGACGGGGCCCAAACATTTGGAGATGGAACTTGCCCGGAGTCAGTTTGAGGAGTTGACTAAGCAATTACTGGAGGATACTAGGGTTCCCCTCACCCAGGCGTTGGACGATGGTGAGATCAAAGCCAGTAACGTCAACCGGGTAATTCTGGTGGGAGGTTCCACCCGTATTCCGGCCATTCAACGGGTTATCCAGGAGTTTTTTCCCGATAGCCAGTTGGAGCGTTCCGTTAACCCCGATGAGGCGGTGGCTTTAGGAGCAGCTATTCAGGCGGGGGTAATTGGGGGCGAAGTGGAAGATGTTTTGCTGTTGGATGTGACGCCCTTATCCTTAGGTTTGGAAACTTTGGGCGAGGTGACAACGAAAATCATTGAACGCAATACCACGATCCCCACTAGTCGATCAGAAGTTTTTTCCACGGCGATCGATGGGCAAACGTCGGTGGAAATCCATGTGATCCAAGGGGAAAGGGCCATGGCCAGGGACAACAAAAGCTTGGGTAAATTTTTACTGGCGGGGATTCCTCCCGCTCCCCGGGGAATGCCTCAAATTGAGGTCAGTTTTGAAATTGATGTTAATGGTATTCTCAAGGTTTCTGCCCAGGACCAGGGCACAGGCAAGGAGCAGAGTATTGTCATTAGCCATACCGGTGGCTTGAGCGGTGGAGAAATTGAAAAGATGCGCCAGGAGGCGGAACAGTATGCCGCCCAGGATCAACTGCGTCTGCGGATGATGGAACTACAGAACCAAGCGGATAGCCTTTTCCACACCTACGAGACTACACTCCAGGAAAATGGCGAACTGGTGCGGGAAGAACTCAAATCTTCCAGTAAGCAGAAGAAGGACCAATTGGCGATCGCCCTACGAACCCCCAATACGTCAGTGGAGAAATTGCAGACCTTGGTGGAGGAATTCCGACAGATTATTTTGCTGATTGGTACGGAAGTATATCAACAGGGCAAGGGGGTTGGTAGTAACGAATTTGCCAATTTTGTTCAGGGAACCAGCAGTGGCGCGAGCCAAATGATTGAACCGCTGGAAACCAACTTGAATGCGGTTCCAACTTCCCCTGCCATCACCATGACCCCGGGCACCATGATCAATGGCACCATCAATCCCGGTGGTATGGATTATGTGGAAACTGCTCCAGTATACGGTTTAGATGACGAGGAGGAGTTTGACTTTGACTCGGACGAAACTATTTACAGTGACTATGAAGCGATCGATTAG
- a CDS encoding patatin-like phospholipase family protein — MAIACQGGGSQTAFTAGVIKALFENNMQDHFDIVSLSGTSGGAICALLIWYALKKGENPVWKRLLDFWLDNSAQTYQERFFNNFVIKSLELTSKGIFPQYSVTPYSPLAQTWLASATQGLRSRFTNLEELLQAHVDFSELETWGKQIEPPVLLIGACNILTGKLDKFNSRQEVIRIEHLLASACVPNIFPTVVIEEGGEKKAYWDGLFSDNPPIRSLYRQDFVGIENIPQEIWVIKINPTQADKIPTDADDIADRRNELEGNVSLFQSLDQIEFLNYLFLKGAFKEEFLLEAGIKEPLKIPKSFHEDPDQPYHIPVIEMSPELAKKLNYENKLDRCPENINRLIADGEKQGKKFIQTRLQQMNIH, encoded by the coding sequence GTGGCGATCGCCTGTCAGGGTGGGGGCAGCCAAACTGCTTTCACTGCCGGTGTGATAAAGGCTCTGTTCGAGAACAACATGCAAGATCACTTCGACATTGTGAGTTTGAGTGGTACTTCCGGAGGCGCTATTTGTGCCCTACTAATTTGGTATGCCCTCAAAAAAGGAGAAAATCCTGTCTGGAAAAGATTGCTTGATTTTTGGCTGGATAACAGCGCCCAAACTTATCAAGAAAGATTTTTTAATAATTTTGTCATTAAATCTCTGGAATTGACCAGCAAAGGTATATTTCCTCAGTATAGTGTTACTCCCTACTCTCCCCTAGCCCAAACTTGGTTAGCTTCAGCCACCCAAGGATTACGGAGTCGCTTTACCAATTTAGAAGAGTTGTTACAAGCTCATGTTGATTTTTCAGAACTAGAAACGTGGGGTAAGCAAATAGAGCCACCGGTACTTCTAATTGGAGCTTGCAATATTCTGACAGGAAAATTAGATAAGTTCAATTCTCGCCAGGAAGTCATAAGAATAGAGCACCTCCTTGCTTCAGCCTGTGTTCCAAATATTTTTCCCACCGTTGTTATTGAAGAAGGGGGTGAAAAAAAAGCTTACTGGGATGGATTATTTTCCGATAATCCTCCGATTCGTTCTTTATACAGGCAAGATTTTGTCGGTATTGAGAATATTCCCCAGGAAATTTGGGTGATTAAAATTAATCCAACCCAGGCCGATAAAATTCCCACTGATGCCGATGACATTGCTGATCGTCGCAATGAGTTAGAAGGAAATGTTTCTTTATTTCAAAGCTTAGATCAAATCGAATTTCTCAACTATCTATTTTTGAAAGGAGCATTTAAAGAAGAGTTTTTACTGGAAGCTGGCATCAAAGAGCCGTTGAAAATACCTAAATCTTTTCATGAAGATCCCGATCAACCCTATCATATACCAGTTATTGAAATGTCACCAGAATTGGCAAAAAAATTGAACTATGAAAATAAATTAGATCGTTGCCCAGAAAACATTAATCGGCTAATTGCTGATGGAGAAAAACAGGGAAAGAAATTTATCCAGACGAGACTTCAACAAATGAATATTCATTGA
- a CDS encoding phasin family protein, producing MDTNDWLKQLLMIGVGTTTLVAEKLSDVSDQWVKEGKINADQATAFVDDLMGQIKSEQGQIEANLERQLRNMLQDLGLPRQSEMDELRGRIDRLERQIRDLENQRWR from the coding sequence ATGGATACAAACGACTGGCTAAAACAACTCTTGATGATCGGTGTGGGCACTACCACCCTAGTGGCGGAAAAACTCAGCGATGTGAGTGACCAATGGGTGAAGGAAGGCAAAATTAACGCCGACCAGGCCACCGCTTTTGTGGACGACTTGATGGGCCAAATCAAAAGCGAACAGGGACAAATTGAAGCAAACTTAGAAAGACAACTGCGCAATATGCTCCAGGATTTGGGACTACCCCGTCAGTCGGAAATGGACGAGTTGCGGGGAAGGATTGATCGTCTGGAGCGACAAATCCGTGACTTGGAAAATCAACGTTGGCGTTAA
- a CDS encoding AI-2E family transporter, producing MNWPSMPPGDRRWLWIGLTLPLCLLNGWVLLQILDYFQSPLRIFIIANLVAFILGYPVRWLQRYPRLKLPYAVILVLLTTAIILAVIGLLIIPKLVDQIRTVLQLLPHLNTLGDRHLENLDNLSSQWEIPTNFRAWGRELSSEFPNQIRSITNQLVNLLIWTAGSLVEAGFIFIMTVYLLLRGQTFWDGMFRWLPIDWRHKVRQRLRHSFQNYYIGQATVAALLGVSLIIALSIFQVPLALLFGMFVGFMAFFPFGGGTSIVLISIIASFQSIWLGIKVLAIATVVDQVVENGLAPRLLGRVTGVHPVWILLSLMIGAKVAGLLGILVAIPIASFVRDMLNDFI from the coding sequence ATGAATTGGCCCAGTATGCCCCCTGGCGATCGCCGTTGGTTGTGGATTGGTCTAACGTTGCCCCTCTGCCTGCTCAACGGTTGGGTGCTACTGCAGATATTGGATTATTTTCAGTCCCCCCTGAGAATTTTCATTATTGCCAACCTGGTCGCTTTCATCCTCGGTTATCCGGTGCGTTGGCTGCAGCGATATCCCCGCCTGAAGTTGCCCTACGCAGTGATATTGGTGTTGCTCACTACTGCGATTATTTTGGCAGTGATTGGTCTGTTGATAATTCCCAAACTAGTAGATCAAATTCGTACTGTTTTACAGCTTTTACCCCATCTTAATACCCTGGGCGATCGCCACCTAGAAAACCTAGATAATTTAAGCAGTCAATGGGAAATTCCCACTAATTTTCGTGCTTGGGGACGGGAACTGTCCAGCGAGTTTCCTAACCAAATTCGCTCCATTACTAACCAATTAGTAAATTTATTGATTTGGACTGCAGGTAGCTTAGTGGAAGCGGGCTTTATTTTTATTATGACCGTCTATTTGTTACTGCGGGGACAGACATTTTGGGATGGTATGTTTCGTTGGTTACCTATTGATTGGCGCCATAAGGTAAGGCAAAGATTACGCCACAGTTTTCAAAATTATTACATTGGCCAAGCCACCGTGGCAGCCCTACTGGGGGTAAGTTTAATTATCGCTTTGAGCATTTTTCAAGTGCCCCTGGCCCTGCTGTTTGGTATGTTTGTGGGCTTTATGGCCTTTTTTCCTTTTGGTGGAGGCACTAGCATTGTTTTAATCAGTATTATTGCCAGTTTTCAGAGTATTTGGTTGGGCATTAAAGTCCTGGCGATCGCCACTGTGGTGGACCAGGTGGTGGAAAATGGCCTAGCCCCGAGATTACTGGGTCGTGTCACTGGGGTGCATCCCGTCTGGATTTTACTTTCTTTGATGATTGGAGCCAAGGTGGCTGGATTATTGGGCATTTTAGTGGCGATCCCCATTGCTAGTTTTGTACGGGATATGCTCAATGATTTTATTTAA